One Arthrobacter sp. FW306-07-I genomic window carries:
- a CDS encoding Lrp/AsnC family transcriptional regulator produces MQELDATDKRILNALDEDPRVPIMVLAQRLGLARGTVQSRLERMTASGALRPNSSRVLPAALGRGVAAAVSAELDQSHLNEAIAALRKIPEVLECHAPAGDTDLLIRVVAKSPDDLYRVSEEIRLCPGIVRTSTSMFLREVIPYRTTGLLQGEPER; encoded by the coding sequence TTGCAGGAACTGGACGCCACGGACAAGCGCATCCTGAATGCCCTGGACGAGGACCCGCGAGTCCCGATCATGGTGCTGGCGCAGCGGCTTGGCCTTGCCCGCGGAACCGTGCAAAGCCGGCTGGAGCGGATGACGGCGTCGGGGGCGCTGCGGCCCAACAGCAGCCGGGTGCTGCCGGCCGCCCTTGGAAGGGGCGTGGCCGCAGCCGTCAGCGCCGAACTGGACCAGAGCCACCTCAACGAGGCCATTGCCGCCCTCCGCAAAATTCCCGAAGTCCTGGAATGCCATGCACCGGCCGGGGACACCGACCTGCTGATCCGGGTGGTGGCCAAAAGCCCGGACGACCTCTACCGGGTCTCCGAAGAAATCCGTCTCTGCCCAGGCATCGTCCGCACCTCCACCAGCATGTTCCTGCGTGAGGTCATCCCGTACCGCACCACCGGCCTCCTTCAGGGTGAGCCGGAGCGCTGA
- a CDS encoding Lrp/AsnC family transcriptional regulator translates to MLDNIDRSILRHLQEDGRMTATALASKVGLTVAPCHRRLRDLEQSGVIRGYKADVDPAAVGLGFEAIVFVTLRQVDRPTMEIFENRVAENPNIIEAQRLFGSPDYLLKVIAEDLPAYQRFYDTELTSLPGVERLTSTLVMKNLKSNAGPPV, encoded by the coding sequence GTGCTGGACAACATCGACAGAAGTATTTTGCGCCACCTCCAAGAGGATGGGCGGATGACTGCCACCGCCCTCGCTTCGAAGGTGGGCCTAACGGTGGCGCCATGCCACCGGCGGCTACGGGACCTGGAACAGTCCGGGGTGATCCGCGGGTATAAGGCGGACGTCGATCCGGCAGCCGTGGGCCTGGGCTTCGAGGCAATCGTCTTCGTCACGCTGCGGCAAGTGGACCGGCCCACCATGGAAATCTTCGAGAACCGGGTGGCGGAGAATCCCAACATCATCGAGGCGCAGCGGCTCTTCGGTTCCCCGGACTACCTGTTGAAGGTCATCGCCGAGGACCTGCCGGCCTACCAGCGCTTTTACGATACCGAGCTCACGTCCCTGCCCGGGGTGGAGCGGCTGACCTCAACACTGGTGATGAAGAACCTGAAATCAAACGCGGGTCCGCCGGTTTAG
- a CDS encoding LysE family translocator produces MNPQLFLAFLVVAAALACTPGVDWAYTIAAGLRQRSFVPAVAGLCGGYVLHTVLLVAGLAAVLAGMPGVLGWITLAGAGYLLWLGVGTLRSWRGASFSASADGGTGTQLRTFLQGMGTSGINPKGLLFYVALIPQFVSADASLPVPVQSGLLGMTFVALVGVVYTVVALLSRKLLQSRPGAARSVTLASGIIMVALGAVLLGEQLVPFLAGRA; encoded by the coding sequence ATGAATCCGCAGCTGTTCCTGGCCTTTCTGGTGGTGGCCGCAGCACTGGCCTGCACTCCGGGAGTGGACTGGGCGTACACCATTGCCGCAGGGCTCCGGCAGCGCAGCTTCGTCCCCGCGGTGGCCGGGCTCTGCGGTGGTTACGTCCTCCACACGGTCCTGCTGGTGGCAGGGCTCGCCGCAGTGCTGGCCGGGATGCCCGGCGTCCTGGGCTGGATCACGCTGGCGGGTGCCGGTTACCTGCTGTGGCTAGGGGTGGGAACCCTTCGGTCCTGGCGCGGTGCCAGCTTCAGCGCCTCTGCCGACGGCGGTACCGGCACCCAACTGCGTACCTTCCTGCAGGGGATGGGCACCAGCGGGATCAACCCCAAGGGCCTGCTCTTCTACGTGGCGCTCATCCCGCAGTTCGTCAGCGCCGACGCTTCACTGCCGGTGCCGGTGCAATCCGGGCTCCTCGGCATGACGTTCGTGGCGCTGGTGGGCGTGGTCTACACCGTTGTGGCCCTGCTCTCGCGCAAACTGCTGCAGAGTAGGCCCGGCGCCGCTCGGTCAGTGACCCTGGCCAGCGGCATCATCATGGTGGCGCTGGGGGCAGTGCTGCTGGGTGAGCAGCTGGTGCCGTTCCTGGCCGGGCGGGCCTAG